The following are encoded together in the Candidatus Manganitrophus noduliformans genome:
- a CDS encoding integration host factor subunit alpha, whose amino-acid sequence MRKADIANEVFDKLGISKKESADILEAILNSIKEVLKKGEMVKIAGFGNFVVRQKRARKGRNPKTGEEIGITPRRVVTFRPSQVFKKFVNQ is encoded by the coding sequence ATGAGAAAAGCCGACATCGCCAATGAAGTCTTCGATAAGTTAGGGATCTCTAAGAAGGAATCGGCCGATATTCTTGAAGCCATACTAAACTCAATCAAGGAGGTCCTCAAGAAAGGGGAGATGGTCAAGATCGCCGGTTTTGGAAATTTTGTCGTTCGACAGAAGCGGGCTCGGAAGGGTCGAAATCCAAAGACAGGCGAGGAGATCGGAATCACCCCCCGCCGCGTGGTGACATTCAGACCCAGCCAGGTCTTTAAAAAGTTCGTCAACCAATAG
- a CDS encoding MerR family transcriptional regulator yields the protein MQDKLFYKIGEVSQLTGLEAYVLRFWESEFPALHPKKSKGNQRVYTKREIDLILQIKKLLYQEGMTIAGAKKKLNGAPVPSEPPMREPRHEETLDRVRRELEEVLHILS from the coding sequence ATGCAGGACAAACTCTTTTATAAGATTGGGGAGGTCAGTCAGCTCACCGGCCTGGAAGCATACGTCCTTCGTTTTTGGGAATCGGAGTTCCCGGCCCTTCATCCGAAGAAGAGTAAAGGAAACCAACGGGTCTACACGAAGCGGGAGATCGATCTGATCCTTCAGATCAAGAAGCTCCTCTACCAGGAGGGGATGACGATCGCGGGGGCAAAGAAGAAATTGAACGGCGCCCCCGTTCCATCGGAGCCGCCGATGAGAGAGCCTCGTCACGAAGAGACCCTCGATCGGGTTCGAAGGGAACTGGAAGAAGTTTTACACATTTTAAGTTAG
- the surE gene encoding 5'/3'-nucleotidase SurE: MSKKEKVILATNDDGVHSPGLHQLADALKEVGQVVVIAPDRERNAAGHALTLHKPLRADEIRPGVFSVNGTPTDCVNLGVLYLLKGSRPDLIVSGINKGGNLGDDVTYSGTVSAAMEGTLLGIPSIAFSQLGDGQYHFETAARFAVGLVRLVLKEGLSREVFLNVNAPNLPPNEIKGVRITTLGKRVFDDSTIIENADPRGRKYFWIGLNGMKWEKRKNSDHEAVERGEISVTPLHLDLTHHETVERLRSWKEQLETEIR, translated from the coding sequence TTGAGCAAGAAGGAAAAGGTCATTCTGGCGACGAATGATGACGGCGTCCACTCGCCCGGCCTGCATCAGCTGGCCGACGCGCTCAAAGAGGTCGGCCAGGTGGTGGTGATCGCCCCCGATCGCGAACGGAACGCGGCGGGCCATGCCCTGACCCTTCATAAGCCGCTTCGCGCCGACGAGATCCGTCCGGGGGTGTTCAGCGTCAACGGGACGCCGACCGACTGCGTCAATCTCGGGGTGCTCTATTTGCTGAAGGGGTCGCGACCCGATCTGATCGTTTCCGGGATCAACAAGGGGGGGAATCTCGGCGACGACGTGACCTATTCCGGGACGGTCTCCGCGGCGATGGAGGGGACCCTTCTCGGGATTCCTTCGATCGCTTTCTCCCAACTGGGCGACGGCCAGTATCACTTCGAAACGGCGGCGCGGTTTGCCGTCGGGCTGGTGCGGCTGGTTCTGAAGGAGGGGCTTTCGCGGGAGGTCTTCCTCAACGTCAATGCCCCGAATCTTCCCCCGAACGAGATCAAGGGGGTTCGGATCACTACGCTCGGCAAGCGGGTTTTCGACGACAGCACCATCATCGAGAACGCCGATCCGCGCGGGAGAAAATATTTCTGGATCGGCCTCAACGGAATGAAATGGGAGAAGCGGAAGAATTCCGATCATGAGGCGGTCGAGCGCGGGGAGATCTCGGTGACCCCGCTTCATCTCGATCTCACCCATCACGAAACGGTCGAACGGCTCCGCTCCTGGAAAGAGCAGCTGGAGACGGAGATCCGCTAA
- a CDS encoding protein-L-isoaspartate(D-aspartate) O-methyltransferase, with protein sequence MNHFETARRRMVEDQLIPRGIKDERVLAAMRKVPRHLFVEEAFRDRAYGDHALPIGERQTISQPYMVALMSEALALKGTEKVLEIGTGSGYQTAVLAELAARVCSIERIQLLVSKAWKMIEELGYRNAVIRQADGSFGWKDEAPFDAILVAAGAPQIPSVLMDQLKVGGRMVIPIGERTSQTLKKIVKEEKGPVTVSITPCLFVPFLGASGWSKDEESTGTDAHK encoded by the coding sequence ATGAATCATTTTGAGACCGCGCGGCGCCGCATGGTCGAAGACCAGCTGATCCCCAGGGGGATCAAGGACGAGCGGGTGCTGGCGGCGATGCGGAAGGTCCCCCGGCATCTCTTCGTCGAGGAGGCGTTTCGCGACCGGGCTTACGGCGACCATGCCCTTCCGATCGGGGAAAGGCAGACGATCTCCCAGCCGTACATGGTGGCGTTGATGTCGGAGGCGCTGGCGCTGAAGGGGACCGAGAAGGTGTTGGAGATCGGGACCGGATCGGGCTATCAGACGGCGGTGCTGGCGGAATTGGCGGCGCGGGTCTGTTCGATCGAACGGATTCAGCTTTTGGTTTCGAAGGCGTGGAAGATGATTGAAGAGCTCGGCTACCGGAACGCTGTCATCCGTCAGGCCGACGGCTCGTTCGGCTGGAAGGACGAGGCCCCGTTCGACGCGATCTTGGTCGCCGCGGGAGCGCCTCAAATTCCGTCGGTCTTAATGGATCAGCTCAAGGTCGGGGGTCGGATGGTCATCCCCATCGGAGAGCGGACGTCGCAAACGCTGAAGAAGATCGTCAAGGAAGAAAAGGGGCCTGTCACCGTCTCGATCACACCCTGTCTTTTTGTTCCGTTCTTGGGGGCGTCCGGTTGGAGCAAGGATGAGGAATCGACGGGAACGGACGCTCATAAATGA
- the cysS gene encoding cysteine--tRNA ligase — MLKISNTLSGEKEPWSPMMDKEVRLYVCGVTVYDHCHLGHARSAIVFDVVRNYLEYKGLSVRYVKNFTDVDDKIIRRAQQEGKEWKEIAEKYIASYEEDMARLGVRPPTSAPKATEYIPEMIGLIETLISKGIAYPVEGDVYYEVAKFPSYGKLSKQKLDEMVSGARVEVDERKKSPLDFALWKSSKPGEPAWESPWGMGRPGWHIECSAMSMKLLGETLDLHGGGKDLIFPHHENEIAQSEAATGKEFVRSWVHHGFVTVDQEKMSKSLGNFFTVKEIFEKLRPVYRKDEVIAEVIRFYLLSTHYRSPLDFSDQSLKTAKSGLARFYELFRNLEETGGSSTSAKKDATGWERYREAFEAAMDDDFNTARAIGVLQEFRSEINVQMSKASQTSVLPARDLLRDLGGVLGIFRVPPSMWPFHTLEAEPGRYDIAGVNASLQVSIDDNTVQSFVREREEARRKKDWKKSDEIRDRLAQAGIVLEDRPDGTTRVKR, encoded by the coding sequence ATGCTAAAAATCAGCAATACTCTTTCCGGCGAAAAAGAGCCGTGGTCCCCGATGATGGACAAAGAGGTCCGCCTTTATGTCTGCGGCGTGACCGTCTACGATCATTGCCACCTCGGCCATGCGCGGTCGGCGATCGTCTTCGACGTGGTTCGAAACTATCTGGAGTACAAGGGGCTCTCGGTGCGCTACGTTAAAAACTTCACCGACGTCGATGACAAGATCATCCGCCGCGCGCAGCAGGAGGGGAAGGAGTGGAAGGAGATTGCTGAAAAGTATATCGCCTCCTACGAAGAGGACATGGCCCGGCTGGGGGTGCGGCCCCCCACGTCGGCGCCGAAGGCGACCGAATACATCCCCGAAATGATCGGGCTGATCGAGACATTGATTTCGAAAGGGATCGCTTATCCGGTAGAGGGGGATGTCTATTATGAGGTGGCGAAGTTCCCCTCGTACGGAAAGCTTTCCAAGCAGAAGCTCGACGAGATGGTTTCGGGCGCGCGGGTGGAGGTCGACGAGCGAAAGAAAAGCCCGCTCGACTTCGCCCTCTGGAAGTCGTCGAAGCCGGGGGAGCCGGCCTGGGAGAGCCCCTGGGGGATGGGGAGACCGGGGTGGCATATCGAGTGCTCGGCGATGTCGATGAAGCTGTTGGGGGAGACCCTCGATCTGCACGGCGGCGGCAAGGATTTGATCTTCCCGCATCATGAAAACGAAATCGCCCAATCGGAAGCGGCGACCGGAAAAGAATTCGTCCGCTCCTGGGTCCATCACGGCTTTGTGACCGTCGATCAGGAGAAGATGTCGAAGTCTCTCGGCAATTTCTTTACGGTGAAAGAGATTTTCGAGAAGTTGCGCCCGGTTTATCGAAAAGACGAGGTCATTGCCGAGGTGATCCGCTTTTATCTCCTCTCGACGCATTATCGATCACCGCTTGATTTCTCCGATCAGAGTCTCAAGACGGCGAAAAGCGGTCTTGCTCGCTTTTATGAACTCTTTAGAAATTTGGAGGAGACGGGGGGATCTTCAACATCAGCGAAAAAAGACGCAACCGGGTGGGAGCGGTATCGAGAAGCGTTTGAAGCGGCAATGGACGATGATTTCAATACGGCCCGCGCGATCGGTGTGCTCCAGGAATTTCGTTCCGAGATCAATGTTCAGATGTCAAAAGCCAGCCAGACCTCTGTTCTACCGGCGAGAGATCTTCTGAGAGATCTCGGCGGGGTCCTGGGGATTTTCCGAGTTCCGCCGTCGATGTGGCCCTTCCACACATTAGAAGCGGAACCGGGTAGATACGATATTGCGGGTGTGAACGCCTCGCTTCAAGTCTCGATTGATGACAATACGGTTCAGTCCTTCGTCCGCGAGCGGGAGGAGGCGCGCCGGAAGAAAGATTGGAAGAAGTCGGATGAGATCCGGGATCGGCTGGCCCAAGCGGGGATTGTCCTCGAAGACCGGCCGGACGGGACAACGCGGGTGAAGCGATGA
- the rlmB gene encoding 23S rRNA (guanosine(2251)-2'-O)-methyltransferase RlmB, whose amino-acid sequence MRREKPPRDPKPREPRPSVSVEEAVIYGINPVLEALRARRLNKVFLAPGRGGQEVDEIRSNARQQRATVQTVPRDVLDRMAKTAKHQGVVGLLSAQSYTELDEILQGIRRRGEIPFLLVLDEVEDPRNLGAIIRTADAVGVHGVIIPERRAAGLTGVVSKASAGAVVHVPVARVVNISATIDRLKKENIWTVGIEAGAQTSYLDYDFADPVAVVVGAEGKGVHQKVLEHCDQVVSLPMRGKVSSLNVSVAVGVVAYEVLRQRNERLKKGEN is encoded by the coding sequence ATGAGAAGAGAGAAACCTCCCAGAGATCCAAAACCAAGGGAGCCGCGGCCTTCGGTCTCCGTCGAAGAGGCGGTGATCTACGGGATCAATCCGGTCCTGGAGGCGCTCCGGGCGAGGCGGCTGAACAAGGTTTTCCTTGCGCCGGGACGCGGCGGCCAGGAGGTCGACGAGATCCGGTCCAATGCCCGGCAGCAGCGGGCGACGGTCCAGACGGTTCCCCGCGACGTGCTCGATCGAATGGCCAAGACCGCCAAACATCAAGGGGTGGTCGGCCTCCTCTCGGCCCAAAGTTATACCGAGCTTGATGAGATTCTGCAAGGAATTCGACGGCGCGGGGAAATTCCTTTTCTCCTGGTCCTCGATGAGGTCGAGGACCCGCGCAACTTGGGGGCGATCATCCGGACCGCCGATGCGGTCGGCGTCCATGGGGTCATCATCCCGGAGCGGCGCGCGGCCGGGTTGACCGGCGTGGTCTCGAAAGCGTCGGCCGGCGCGGTGGTCCATGTCCCGGTGGCGCGGGTGGTGAATATCTCGGCGACCATCGACCGGCTGAAGAAAGAAAATATCTGGACCGTCGGTATCGAGGCGGGGGCGCAGACTTCCTATTTGGATTATGATTTTGCCGATCCGGTCGCCGTCGTCGTCGGAGCGGAAGGAAAAGGGGTCCATCAAAAAGTGCTCGAGCACTGCGATCAGGTCGTCTCGCTGCCGATGCGGGGGAAGGTTTCTTCGCTCAACGTCTCGGTCGCCGTCGGCGTGGTCGCGTATGAGGTTTTAAGGCAACGCAACGAAAGATTAAAGAAAGGAGAAAATTAA
- a CDS encoding YjgN family protein, translating to MTGSMRCSKCGLTQLARSACKACGAPIAGIVSDLPIEPRPAVPHPIKREEAPKSEATETDVNAGGTGLVHPLSFHGTGGALFAIRIINMFLTLVTLGIYHFWGKVRVRNYLWGQMAFNGDRFAYHGTGKELFIGFLKSALVFGLLYALFQAVPFVPGGLTAQIGVLLLAYGLLLTFIPLAMVGARRYRLSRTSWRGIRFSFRGEAAPFIKLFIGGTLLSLVTLGLYYPIFMVDQYRFMATHTYFGSKKWEFNGRGGDLWGSFAAAVFLSILTLGLYWFWFLAKKQRYLWEQTTFGAARFRASMTGGGLLLLNLGNIFLLLMTLGLAWPWVVVRNIRYTLSHLTMEGPLDLASVQQESQSASATGEGLGGLLNLDSDFGAA from the coding sequence ATGACCGGAAGCATGCGGTGTTCCAAATGCGGATTGACCCAGCTGGCCCGATCGGCCTGCAAAGCGTGCGGCGCGCCGATCGCGGGGATCGTTTCCGATCTTCCAATCGAGCCGCGGCCTGCCGTCCCTCATCCGATCAAAAGGGAAGAGGCGCCGAAATCCGAGGCGACCGAGACCGATGTCAACGCGGGGGGGACAGGCCTCGTCCACCCTCTCTCCTTCCATGGAACAGGAGGGGCGCTCTTTGCCATCCGGATCATCAACATGTTTCTGACCCTGGTGACCCTCGGCATTTATCACTTCTGGGGAAAGGTCCGCGTCCGCAACTACCTTTGGGGGCAGATGGCGTTCAACGGAGACCGATTTGCCTATCACGGCACCGGGAAAGAGCTCTTCATCGGATTCCTCAAGTCGGCCCTGGTATTCGGTCTCCTCTATGCCCTTTTCCAGGCGGTTCCTTTTGTCCCCGGGGGACTCACCGCCCAAATCGGCGTTCTCCTTCTTGCGTATGGCCTCTTATTGACCTTCATTCCCCTTGCCATGGTCGGGGCGCGCCGGTATCGCTTGAGCCGGACCTCCTGGCGGGGGATCCGGTTTTCGTTTCGCGGAGAGGCCGCCCCGTTCATCAAGCTTTTCATCGGGGGAACCCTCCTCAGCCTCGTGACGTTGGGACTCTACTATCCGATTTTTATGGTCGATCAATATCGATTCATGGCGACGCACACCTACTTCGGAAGCAAGAAATGGGAATTCAACGGGCGAGGGGGCGATCTTTGGGGAAGTTTTGCGGCCGCTGTTTTTCTATCGATCTTGACCCTCGGTCTTTACTGGTTTTGGTTTCTTGCTAAAAAGCAGCGATATTTGTGGGAGCAGACCACCTTCGGCGCGGCCCGCTTCCGGGCTTCCATGACCGGCGGGGGATTGCTCCTTCTGAATCTCGGAAATATTTTTCTTCTCCTGATGACCTTGGGCCTTGCCTGGCCATGGGTGGTCGTCCGAAATATTCGCTACACCCTCTCTCACCTCACAATGGAAGGCCCGCTCGATCTGGCGTCGGTTCAGCAGGAGAGCCAGAGCGCCTCGGCCACCGGGGAGGGGCTGGGCGGGCTTCTCAATCTCGATTCCGATTTCGGTGCCGCTTGA
- a CDS encoding M48 family metallopeptidase has product MNPSPLPMEWRGYYLDGQTAHRQTAIILLTGSGLKVTTEREKTFFWPYREIRQTQGFYPGEQIRLEWGGPDPQILLISEEGFLNALHRLAPDQAAHFNDPTRRKRRLKLAFLAALFTVVFSLTFYFWGIPALASMLTPHVPFSWEERMGEAIVDQWVPPESRCRGESQSALIEDLVKKLTGSLPDAPYRFRVIVVDHPLVNAFAVPGGTTVIFRGLLERMQTAEELAAVLAHELQHNLRRHATRSILQDTSMGLLLSALTGDSTGGIAFGLQSAKTLGLMHYSRQNEEEADREGMRMLIDAGIDPKGMITFFEMIKKEGMEMPAALKYLSSHPLTEERIERLKSLAKEAQGPFVHLLPDDRWEELLHICQSQAGQPSIE; this is encoded by the coding sequence TTGAACCCTTCCCCTTTGCCGATGGAGTGGCGCGGTTACTACCTCGACGGTCAAACCGCCCATCGGCAAACGGCAATCATTCTCCTCACCGGCAGCGGTCTGAAGGTGACGACCGAGCGGGAGAAGACGTTCTTCTGGCCTTATCGCGAGATTCGCCAGACGCAGGGCTTCTACCCGGGCGAGCAGATCCGGTTGGAATGGGGCGGGCCCGACCCGCAGATCCTTCTCATCTCGGAAGAAGGATTCTTGAATGCGCTTCACCGTTTGGCCCCCGATCAGGCGGCCCACTTCAACGACCCCACCCGGCGGAAGCGGCGTCTGAAACTCGCTTTCCTTGCCGCCCTTTTTACAGTCGTCTTTTCACTCACCTTTTATTTTTGGGGCATTCCCGCCCTCGCTTCGATGCTCACCCCGCATGTTCCCTTCTCCTGGGAGGAGCGGATGGGGGAGGCGATCGTCGACCAATGGGTCCCGCCGGAGAGCCGATGCAGAGGAGAGAGCCAATCGGCCCTCATCGAGGATCTTGTTAAAAAGTTGACCGGCTCTCTTCCGGATGCGCCGTACCGCTTTCGGGTCATCGTCGTCGATCATCCGCTGGTCAATGCTTTTGCCGTGCCGGGCGGGACCACGGTGATCTTTCGAGGGCTGCTGGAGCGGATGCAGACGGCGGAGGAGCTCGCCGCCGTCCTCGCGCATGAGTTGCAGCACAATCTTCGGCGCCACGCCACGCGATCGATTCTGCAGGACACGTCGATGGGGCTGCTCCTTTCGGCCCTGACCGGAGATTCAACGGGAGGGATTGCATTCGGACTCCAGAGCGCGAAGACATTGGGGCTGATGCACTACAGCCGGCAGAATGAAGAAGAGGCCGATCGGGAGGGAATGCGGATGCTCATTGACGCGGGGATCGACCCGAAGGGAATGATTACCTTCTTCGAGATGATCAAAAAAGAAGGGATGGAAATGCCGGCCGCTTTGAAGTACCTCTCTTCCCATCCGCTGACGGAGGAGCGGATCGAACGGCTGAAAAGTCTGGCGAAAGAAGCCCAAGGCCCGTTCGTCCATCTCCTTCCGGACGACCGATGGGAAGAGCTCCTCCACATTTGCCAATCGCAGGCCGGGCAGCCGTCTATCGAATGA
- a CDS encoding histidine phosphatase family protein, whose protein sequence is MKWCDGNPRFEFLPEDRPTRVYLLRHGEVTTFERRTFNGQTDVGLTPRGLLQLEEVAARLASCPIRAVYTSDLQRSVRGGEAIAKACGASLFQMSELREKNFGLWEGLNAEEISNRDPEGWSAWLTNPADSRPGGEESYREVGERALAAFEIILRKHAGEEVAVVAHGGVNKVLLADALGQSPTALFRIEQKYAALNIIDYFKNRAVVKLING, encoded by the coding sequence ATGAAATGGTGCGACGGAAACCCTCGCTTTGAATTCCTCCCCGAAGATCGGCCCACCCGCGTTTATCTCCTCCGCCACGGGGAGGTAACGACCTTCGAGCGAAGGACCTTCAACGGCCAAACCGATGTCGGGCTCACTCCGCGAGGGCTTTTGCAGCTCGAAGAGGTCGCGGCGCGCCTTGCCTCCTGTCCGATCCGAGCGGTTTATACGAGTGACCTTCAGCGAAGTGTCCGAGGAGGAGAGGCGATTGCAAAAGCATGCGGTGCTTCCCTCTTCCAGATGTCTGAGTTACGAGAGAAGAACTTCGGCCTCTGGGAGGGACTCAACGCAGAGGAGATCTCAAACCGAGACCCGGAGGGATGGTCCGCCTGGTTGACGAATCCGGCCGACAGCCGCCCGGGAGGGGAAGAGTCGTATCGCGAGGTTGGAGAGCGGGCATTGGCGGCCTTTGAGATCATTTTAAGGAAGCATGCGGGGGAAGAGGTGGCGGTCGTCGCGCATGGCGGGGTCAACAAGGTTCTTCTCGCCGACGCGCTTGGACAGTCCCCGACGGCCCTTTTCCGGATCGAGCAAAAATATGCCGCGTTGAACATCATCGATTACTTCAAAAACAGAGCTGTCGTGAAACTGATCAACGGCTGA
- a CDS encoding phosphoribosylaminoimidazolesuccinocarboxamide synthase, translating to MKVPKDILLESQLSGLGTPKRGKVRDIYDLGDAFLFVASDRISAFDVVLPEGIPGKGYVLTQLSLHWFDLFAKMDDSVPNHVITADFDRFPEKCRPYREVLEGRSMLVRKAEPLPVECIVRGYLSGSGWKEYQKTGTVCGEKLPAGLVESARLPEPIFTPSTKAPMGTHDINISFEEMKSTVGVSLAEEVRAASLNIYKKAAAHAEKRGIIIADTKMEFGLDPKTKRPLLIDELLTPDSSRFWPMDTYAPGKGQPSFDKQYVRDYLLSVNWNGTPPPPHLPASVVEQTSRKYFEALERLSK from the coding sequence ATGAAGGTACCGAAAGACATTCTCTTGGAGAGTCAACTTTCCGGCTTGGGAACACCGAAGCGGGGGAAGGTGCGCGATATTTATGATCTGGGAGACGCGTTCCTCTTTGTTGCGTCCGACCGGATCTCCGCTTTCGATGTCGTCCTTCCGGAGGGAATTCCCGGAAAAGGTTATGTCCTCACACAGCTCTCTCTGCATTGGTTCGACCTCTTCGCGAAAATGGACGATTCGGTCCCGAACCATGTGATCACCGCCGATTTTGACCGCTTCCCTGAAAAGTGCCGTCCTTATCGGGAGGTTCTGGAAGGGCGGAGCATGCTGGTTCGGAAGGCCGAGCCGCTTCCGGTCGAATGCATCGTCCGAGGGTATCTTTCCGGCTCCGGCTGGAAGGAATATCAAAAGACAGGGACCGTTTGCGGCGAGAAGTTGCCGGCGGGCCTGGTTGAATCGGCCCGTCTTCCGGAGCCGATCTTTACCCCTTCGACCAAGGCGCCGATGGGAACCCACGATATCAACATCTCCTTCGAAGAGATGAAGTCGACGGTCGGGGTCTCCCTCGCGGAAGAAGTCCGCGCGGCCAGCCTGAACATTTATAAAAAGGCGGCGGCGCATGCCGAAAAGCGGGGGATCATTATTGCCGATACCAAAATGGAGTTCGGTCTCGATCCGAAGACGAAACGCCCCCTTTTGATCGACGAACTCCTCACCCCCGACTCTTCCCGTTTCTGGCCGATGGACACCTACGCCCCCGGCAAGGGGCAGCCGAGCTTTGACAAACAGTATGTCCGCGACTATCTCCTCTCGGTCAATTGGAACGGCACTCCCCCTCCGCCTCATCTCCCCGCCTCGGTGGTGGAGCAGACGAGCCGGAAATATTTTGAAGCCCTCGAACGTTTGTCAAAGTAA
- the typA gene encoding translational GTPase TypA, whose translation MKAEIQNKLREDIRNIAIIAHVDHGKTTLVDKMLRQGGAFKSHEGVVERVMDSNDLERERGITILAKNTSVHYKQFKINIVDTPGHADFSGEVERTLNMVNGVLLLVDAFEGAMPQTKFVLRKALELNLRPIVVINKIDRADARPKEVVDQVIDLFLELEANDDQLDFPIVYASAKAGFAKLNLEDSSTDLSPLFDTIISRVGPPAGDETASLQMLVTSLDYDNFVGRIALGRIFRGKIRVGETLALVQGEGANIKGKVTRIIGYEGLKKVELAEAAAGEIIGVAGFEEAQIGATLADPNAPEALPTISIGEPTISMNFMVNTSPFAGKEGKFVTSRNLRERLYRELRSNVALRIEDTGNTDVFKVSGRGELHLSILIETMRREGYEFAVSRPTVILKEIDGKTYEPIERLMLDIEEAYIGTVMEGLGRRRGEMVNMGNTLGGHVRLEFEVPSRGLIGYRSEFLTATRGTGIMNYTFSSFQPHKGEITSRTKGALISMETGEAILFSLHHIQERGVLFVSPGEKIYEGMVIGEHSRANDLVVNASKKKHLTNFRSSTAEDALVLTQPRKMSLEEAIAFLADDELLEITPQTIRLRKKYLSELDRKRLAKK comes from the coding sequence ATGAAGGCCGAAATCCAGAACAAGTTGAGAGAAGATATTCGAAACATTGCGATTATCGCGCACGTCGACCATGGAAAGACGACCTTGGTGGATAAGATGCTCCGGCAGGGAGGGGCCTTCAAATCCCATGAAGGGGTCGTCGAGCGGGTCATGGACTCCAACGACCTGGAACGGGAGCGCGGCATCACGATTTTGGCCAAGAATACGTCGGTTCACTATAAGCAGTTCAAGATCAACATCGTCGATACCCCGGGCCACGCCGATTTCTCGGGAGAGGTGGAGCGGACCCTCAACATGGTGAATGGGGTTCTTCTGCTGGTGGACGCGTTTGAAGGGGCAATGCCCCAGACCAAGTTTGTTCTCAGAAAGGCGCTGGAGCTCAACCTCCGCCCCATCGTCGTCATCAACAAAATCGACCGGGCCGACGCCCGACCGAAGGAAGTGGTCGATCAGGTGATCGATCTTTTCCTTGAATTGGAGGCGAATGACGACCAACTCGACTTTCCGATCGTTTACGCCTCGGCCAAAGCGGGCTTCGCCAAGCTGAACCTGGAGGACTCCTCCACCGATCTCTCGCCCCTCTTTGACACGATTATCTCAAGGGTCGGTCCTCCTGCCGGAGATGAGACGGCGTCGTTGCAGATGCTGGTGACCTCTCTCGATTATGATAATTTTGTCGGCCGGATCGCGTTGGGGCGGATCTTTCGCGGGAAAATTCGCGTCGGAGAGACCCTTGCCCTCGTTCAGGGAGAGGGAGCGAATATCAAGGGAAAGGTCACGCGAATTATCGGATATGAGGGGCTGAAAAAGGTGGAGTTGGCCGAAGCGGCCGCGGGTGAGATCATCGGCGTCGCCGGCTTTGAAGAGGCGCAGATCGGCGCCACCTTGGCCGATCCGAATGCGCCGGAGGCGCTGCCGACGATCTCCATCGGCGAGCCGACCATTTCGATGAATTTCATGGTGAACACCTCTCCGTTCGCCGGGAAAGAGGGGAAGTTCGTCACGAGCCGGAACCTTCGGGAGCGGCTTTATCGAGAGCTCCGGTCAAACGTCGCCCTCCGAATCGAAGACACGGGCAACACCGATGTTTTCAAGGTGTCGGGACGGGGAGAACTCCATCTTTCGATTCTCATTGAGACGATGCGCCGGGAAGGTTATGAGTTCGCCGTTTCGAGGCCGACCGTCATTTTAAAAGAGATCGACGGAAAAACCTATGAGCCGATCGAGCGTCTGATGCTCGATATCGAAGAGGCCTATATCGGAACGGTGATGGAGGGGCTCGGCCGGCGGCGGGGAGAGATGGTCAACATGGGAAACACGCTCGGCGGGCACGTTCGTCTCGAATTCGAGGTCCCCTCCAGAGGATTGATCGGTTACCGATCCGAATTTTTAACCGCCACCCGCGGCACGGGGATCATGAACTACACCTTTTCCTCTTTCCAACCGCACAAGGGAGAGATCACCTCTCGAACAAAGGGGGCGCTGATTTCGATGGAAACCGGCGAGGCGATCCTCTTTTCGCTCCATCATATTCAAGAACGAGGCGTTCTTTTCGTCTCTCCCGGAGAGAAGATTTATGAGGGAATGGTGATCGGCGAGCATTCCCGGGCAAACGACCTGGTTGTGAATGCCTCTAAAAAGAAACACCTTACCAATTTCCGCTCTTCCACTGCAGAGGACGCCCTTGTATTGACTCAGCCGAGAAAAATGAGCCTCGAAGAGGCGATTGCCTTTCTTGCGGACGATGAACTTCTGGAAATCACCCCTCAGACAATCCGATTGCGGAAAAAATACCTAAGCGAGCTCGACCGGAAGCGTCTGGCCAAAAAATAG